The stretch of DNA CTTTGCCCCCGCGGGTGTCAACGCATTTTCGACTACAGCCCCTCCAGCTTTTCTTCGAGCTCGCGCAGACGACGCTTCAGGCCGGACAGCTGCTTGCCCACGGCCTTGAACTCGCTGCGAGGCGCGAAGTGGAAGGCCTTCATCAGCTCCTCCTGCCCCCGGTCCAGGGCCTGCTTGCCCCGCTGGACCTTGCCGATGGCGTTGGCGATGGCCATGGCGCGCTTCTCGTCCGCCATGAGCTTCTCCACGGCCTTGCTGGACATGCCCAGCGCCTGCTTCTTCAAGTCTTCACGGATACCCATGGACTGCCCCCCGGCTATGGCTCGTCGATGTACTGCGTCTGGAGCTTGAGGAAGACGCGGTCGGCGATGCCCTTGTACTTCATGCGTTCGATGAGGGGCTGCAGGTCGCCCTTCATGGAGATGCGGCGCTTGAGCACCGCCTCCACGGGGTCCAGCGTCCCCTTCAGCAGCTGCTTCCAGACGGTGTACGGGGCGCGCGCGAGATAGACGGGCTCGATTTCGTCCAGGTCGTCCGGGTCCGCGAGCACGCGGGCCTTCTCGATGCGGCAGTCCCCCGGGACGATGTGCACGACGAAGGACTTCGCCAGCTTGCCCGGCTCGGCCTCCACCACCGCCCCGAAGTCACCCTTCCAGCCCTTCCCCGCGACGGCGCACTCGGGGTCCTCGTTCGTGAGCCGGACGGCTTCGTCCAGCCACTCCTTCGACGGGAACTTCGGCATGGCCTCCTACCCTCTGCGGAAGATGCTCTTGATGCTGGAGAAGAGGCCCCCGTTGTCGCTCGCCCCCGCCGCGCTCGAGGCGGGCAGGGACTGCGCGTTGCGGGCGGCCACTTCCTGGAGAGCGCGCTTGAGCTGCTCCGGCGTGTCGCGGGTGGCCAGGTCGACCTTCCGCATGCCGTTGGCCTCTTCCACCGTGACCTGGAGCAGACACTCCTCGGTCAGCCGGAAGTCGATCTTCCGGCCGGCGGCGGCGGCGGGGACGCGCACCGTGCCCAGGTACTCGTTGTCCACCATCAGGTCGCTGTCGCCCTGGAAGATGTCCAGTTCGATGAAGGGCGAGCCCGGATCCCTGGGAGGGGGCAGCCGGAAGCTCTTCACCATGGGGATGAGCGAGTTCTTGTCGATGATGCGCTTCACGCGGCCATTGGGCAGCGCGTAGCCAATGGGCATGGACACCGCGTCCAGCAGCGTCACCGCGTCGATGCTGCCCAGCGAGTCACCCAGGAGCGCCGCGCCCAGCGCGACGCACTCGTCCGGGTGGACGCCCTTCCTGGGCGGCTTGCCGAAGTGCGCTTGAATCTTCTGCTGCACGAGCGGCATGCGGCTCTGGCCGCCGACCAGGATGATCTCGTCGATCTCCGAGCGGGAGATGCCCTTCTCCTCCAGCACGCGGTCGCAGATGTCGAAGGTGCGGTCGACCAGGTCGCCGGTGAGGCTGTTGAGGAACTCGCGCGTCAGCGGGATGCGCAGGTCGAGCGGCTTGCCCTTGCGCTCGTCGATGAAGGGCAGGTCGATGACGACGTTGGGGATGAGCGTGAGGTCGATCTTCGCCGCCTCGGCGGCGTTCTTGATGCGCTGGAGCGCGATGGGGTTCTCGGCGAGGTCGACCTTGGTCTCCTCCCGGAAGCGCTCCAGCACGTACTCCATGATGCGGTTGTCGAAGTCCGCGCCGCCCAGGAAGGTGTCGCCGCCGGTGGCGAGGACCTCGAAGACGTTGCCGGCGAGGTGGAGCACGGAGACGTCGAAGGTGCCGCCGCCCAGGTCGTAGACGAGGACCTTCTGGTCCAGGCCGCGGTTGAAGCCGTAGGCCAGCGCCGCCGCGGTGGGCTCGTTGACGATGCGCTTGACGTCGAAGCCCGCAAGCCGCCCGGCCTCCTTCACTGCCTGGCGCTGGTTGTCGTTGTAGTAGGCCGGGACGGAGATGACGGCCGCGTCGATGGGGCCGCCCAGGAACTGCTCGGCGATGGTCTTCAGCTGCGAGAGCACGAAGCTGGAGACCTGGGGCAGCGAGTAGAGCTTGCCGCCCAACATCACCGCGGCGTCGCCGTTGGGCCCCTCGACGATGTCGTAGGGGAAGGCGCCCCTGAGGTCCTCCACCGACTTCGAGTGGTATTTGCGGCCGATGAGGCGCTTGGTCCCCCACAGCGTGTTGCGGGGGTTGGTGACCATCTGGTCCTTGGCCACGCCGCCGACGAGCAGGTCGCCCTTGGATGACAACGCCACCACGGAGGGCAGGATGAGGTTGCCTCGGTCCGTGGGGACGATCTTCGGGATGCGGTTGCGCACGGACGCCACCAGCGTGTTCGTGGTGCCCAGGTCAATCCCGACGATGCGAGGTCTGTCCGCCATGAAGTTCACGGGCACGGGCCGACTGACGCGTATCCCGCTTCACTCTGTATCACGTCGCGCCTTCCCGCGCGCGTTTCTGGGCGACCAGCCTCCTCAGCCCTCTTCCGCTCCGGGCGTACCGGGACCCCGCGGCCCCACCGGGGGTCTCGGGGGCTCCGGCGCCACGGTGGCCAGGACGACCCGATCATAGGGAGCCTCCTCCCCCCCGGGCAGCTCCTCCAGGAACCGGGAGGGCCTCAGGAGGATCCGCTCCCCCTCGCGCGGCAGCACGGACAGGGGGTGAACCAGGCTCAACGTGTCCCGCGCCCGGGTGGCGGCCACGTAGAACAGGCGCCGCTCCTCCTCCTCCTCCTCCTCCGACCGGGCGGCCTGGGACAACGGGAAGCGCCCGTCCACCAGCCACAACACGAAGACGGCGCTCCACTCGAGCCCCTTGGCCTGGTGGACGGTGGACAGGGTGAGGACGCCGTCGGAGGGGGTGGCGCCCAGCGCCTCCTCGGCGGCGAACTCCGCCACCAGCGAAATCTCCGACAGGAAGCGGGGCAGGTCCTCGAACCGGCGGGCGAACTCGGCGAGCTGGCGCAGGTCGTCGCCGGCGCCGTCCTCGGGCGAGGACTCCAGGGCGAGGCGCTCGGCGTACCCGCCGTCCAGCACGTCCTCGATGAGGGCGCCGGGGGCCCGCAGCCGCTCCGGGGCCGACAGGCGCGCCATCAGCCGGGCGAAGCGCTCGAAGGCGGGGCGGGAGCGGCGCGACAGGTGCTCCTGGACCTCCTTGCGGATCAACCCCTCCGCCAGGGGCAGCCCCTCCCGGAGCGCGCGCAGCGACGTCCACAGGTGCTCGGCCGTGGTGGCCCCCACCCCGGGCACCGCGCGCACCACCCGCTTGAAGGCGAGCTCGTCCGCGGGATTGTTCACCAGGCGCAGGTGGGCGAGCACGTCCTTGACATGGCGCTGCTCGAAGAAGCGCACGCCCGAGCGGACCCGGAAGGCGATGCCCCGCCGCGCCAGCTCCAATTGGAGCTCCAGCGAATGGCTGTGGGCCCGGTACAGCACCGCCATGGCGTCCAGGGACAGGCCCTGCTCCCGCAGGTCGATGATGCGGCGCGCCACGTGGACGGCCTGCTCGGCGGCGTCCAGGGTGGAGACGCGCGTGGGGCGGGCCCCGGGGGGGCGCTCGGCCACCAGGGCCTTGGGGAACTGGCGCGTGTTGTGGGCGATGGAGGCGTTGGCCAGCGCGAGGATGCCGGGCGTGGACCGGTAGTTGCGGGTCAGCGTGAAGCGGGCGCAGTCCGGGTAGCGCTGGGGGAAGTCGATGATGTTGGAGAAGTCCGCGCCCCGGAAGCCGTAGATGGCCTGGCAGTCGTCCCCCACCACCGTCAGGTTGCGGCGCGCGCCCGCGAGCAGGTCCACCACGTCGCCCTGGAGGCGGTTGGTGTCCTGGTACTCGTCCACGAGCAGGTGCTGGAAGCGCGCGGTGAGCGCGTCGCGGACGTCCGCGCGTTCGGTGAGCAGCCGCTTCAGGTTGAGCAGCAGGTCATCGAAGTCCATCAGGTGCAGCTGCGCCTTGCGCTGCCGGTAGCGCGTGGCGGTGGCGAGGATCTCCGGCGTCAGCGGCAGCAGCTGGGGGCGGCGCTCCACCAGGACCTGGGACAGCGGCTGCTGGAGGTTGGTGGCGAGCGAGACGAGCTCCAGCACCACGTCGGGCCGGGGAAAGCGCTTGTCGCTCTGGAGCTTGCGTTCGGCCAGGCACGTCACCATCAGGTCGCGCGCGTCCTCGCGGTCCAGCACGGTGAAGCGGTCCGAATAGCCGAGCGCGCCCGCGTGCTGGCGCAGCAGGACGTGGGCCGCGTGGTGGAACGTCCCGCCGAGGATGAGGCGCACGTCCGCGACGCCCCCCGCCAGCTCCACCACCCGCCGCGTCATCTCCCGCGCGGCCTTGTTGGTGAACGTCAGCAGGAGGATGCCCTCCGGGGGCACGCCGCGCTCGAGCAGGCGCGCCACGCGGAAGGTCAGGGTGCGCGTCTTCCCGGAGCCGGCGCCCGCGATGACGAGGACGGGCCCGTCCGCCGCCTCGACCGCCTGGAGCTGCTCCTCGTTGAGGAGCGCGGCGTAGTCGATGCGCTGGGGGGCGGCCGGCGGTTCGTCGAGGCGCAGCGAGGAGGGCTGGCGGGCCATGGGGGCGCGAACTCTAACCGCCCCGCCCGCCGGCGACGAACGGATCCGCGCCCCTTCAGGGCACGGGCGCGAGCGCGGTGAGCCGGCTCGAGGCGACCTGCCTCACCTGGGGGGACGGGTCGCGCTGCATCGCCAGCTCCAGGAGCAGCCGCCCCACCTGCGGCAGCTTCGCGCCCACGGTCTCCAGCGCCTTGGAGCGCTCCTTCACCGCGCCCTCCAGGCGCTCGCTGACGGCCCGGTCCGCGCAGGTGCGCGCCCCCGGGTTGTGCTCGCGCAGCAAGAGCTCCGCGTCCGCGAGTCGGGCCTCGGCCAGGCGCCGGGCCTCCTCGGCGCGTCGCTCGAACTCGGCGAGGTCCTCGGGGAACTCCGTGGAGGCGGCGCGGGCGCGGGCGATGGCCTCCGCCGCGAAGCGGGCGTTGACGACCGCCGCGCACAGCTGCCGGGCGGACGCCAGCGGCACCCTCCCCTCCTCCGACACGGTCTCCTCGCGCGCCACGGTGAGCGCCCACATGGCGAGCTGCCGGGCGGCGACGGCCGCGGAGAACGGCTGCTTGCGCGACTCGCGGATGTCCACCCAGCGGCGCAGCACCACCGGGTCCGGCACGCCCGCGTCGAAGGCGCGCTGGTATTCGGTCGACGCCTGCGGGAGCTGGCCCGACAGGTCCAGGAGCACCGCCACCGTCAGGTACATCTCCGCGCTGCTGGCGCGCTCGCGCAGGGCGTCCAGCCGAGAGGCGACTTCGTACTCCGCCACCGGGCGGGGCAGCGCGGCCAGCACCGTGCGCAGCGACTCCAGCGCGTTCTGGCGGATCAACGGGTTGCGCGCCGCGCGCAGCGCGTCCAGCAGCGGGTCCAACACCCGCACGGACACGTGCTGGCCCAGCTCCTCCGCCGCCTGCCACCGGTCCAACGCGTCCGGCGCGAGCAGCGCCCGGCGCAGGTCCTCGACATCCCGCAGGTAGTGCCCCACGTGCGCCGCCTGCGCGAGCGGCTCCGGCCGGGCCAGCGCGGCGCGCTCCGCCCGGGCCCGGGCCAGCCGCGCCGGGAAGCCCGTGAGCTTCGCGCCCAGCGGATGCCCCTTCACGCGCGCCTCGGCCTCGTCCACCAACCCGGAGACGAGCAGCCCCTCGACCTCCAGCTCCAGCAGGAGCACGCGGGCCTCCTCGCGGTGCGTGCCCGCCGGGAAGTCCTTGAGGTACGCGAAGAGCTTCGCCGCGCCCTCGGCCCTGGCGCGCTCGAACGCCTGGCCATCCAGCCGCGTCTCCACCTCCATGCGCCGCGGATCATCCGGCCGCTCGCGCAGGTACTCCGCCAGCCGCTGGGGGTCCTGCGTCGTGGCCAGCTCCCGCGTCTGGGCCTCCGCCATCAGCCGCTTCGCCTCGTCCTTCTGGGCCCCGTCCGGGTGCTCCTGGAGGAACTGGCGCCAGGCGGCCTCCGTGTCCGCCTCCTTCGCCGCGTTGAAGCGCAAGCCCTCCAGCAGCGTCCTCGCCGTGCGGCTGTGAGGCCCGTCCGGGTACGCCTCCAGGAAGCGCTTGTAGGCAATCACCGTGTGCAGCCGCTTCGCCTCCCCGAACTCCAGCTCCTCCACGCGCGCCTCCGCGGAGTCCGTGTCCGGGTGCGTGGGGTAGTCACGAAGGAACGCGCGGTACGCCTCCACGGTATCGACCTTGGCGGCCCGCTCGTACGGAGACGGCATGCAGCCGGTGGCCAGCAGGAGGACGGCGAGGGCTCGACGAAGGGACGCCATGCGCTCCAGCAATACCGCACCCGCGCCCACCCGGAAACCCGAGCCGCCATGGCCGGTTGGCTGGGTAGGTTTTTTGACGACACAGCCTCATGCGGGGACCATGGGTGCCTCAGGACGCTACAGGGAGGTCGCTCCATGCGGTTGACCATGCTGGTGGGAATCCTCGCGGTGCTGGCGACGGGGTGTGCCACACCGTCCGGACGCCTGGAGCCCTGGCTGGACTCGTACACGGTGCGCTACCGCTCCGCGTCGCCCCCGGCCTTCCCGCGCGAGTCGCTGTCCAGCCCGCCAGTGGTGGCCCGCGCGGAGCCCTCGGCGAAGAAGGCTCCGGCGAAGGCGACGGCGAAAGCCACGCCCCGCGCCGGGAGCAAGGCGACGAAGGGCGCGGCCACGGCGCCGGTGACGCGGGCGGTGGCGACGAGCCCGTCGGACAAGCGCGGCACGGTGCTGACCACCGCGCGCGCGTTGGTGGGCAAGCCCCGGGTCGTGCTCGGCGGGCGCGACTATCCGGCGGACTGCACCGGCCTCATCGAGGGCGTCTATGCCCAGGCGGGCGTCACCTTCAAGGGCACGCTCAAGCCCGGGGACAACGGCGTCACCGCCCTCTACCGCTTCGCCCAGGCCCATGGCCGCGTCTACACGGACGGCCGCCCGGCGCCGGGAGACCTCGTGTTCTTCCACGAGACGTACGACCAGAACAGGGACGGCCGGCGCAATGACGGCCTCACCCACGTGGGCATCGTCGACGACGTGGACGACCAGGGCACCGTCACCGTCATCCACCGGGTGAGCCGGGGCGTGGTGCGCTATCGCATGAACCTCGCCCGCCCCCACCTGCCGAGGGATCCGAAGACGGGCGAGGTGCTCAACGACCTGCTGCGCCGCCCCGGCCCCAACAAGGATCCGGTGCTCACCGGCCAGCTCTTCGCCGCCTTCGGCAGCGTGCTGCCCCGCGCCGCTCCTCCGAAGAAGCCCGCGCCCGTGCCGGTGGCGCTGCGTTAGCGCGGGCCCATGGCTTGGCGGGGCCCGCGCGTCGCGGCGTGGCTCAGGACGCCCGCGCCGTGCGATCCCACGCGGCGCGCTGCGAGTTGCGCAGGAAGCGCCAGAAGCCCACGACGATGGCCAGGTTCATGGTGACGAAGTAGTACGCCACCGAGGCCGCGCGCTTGGCCGTGCCCCGCTTCAGCGCGCCCACCTTGCCCAGGTACGCCAGGGCGTAGAACAGGGCCTGGCCCAGCAACGTGAAGCGGTAGAAGACGCTGTCGAGCAGGAACACGTTGGACACCAGCGCGAGCCCCATCAGCGCGGGCGCGCACCAGCGCAGCAGCTTGTGGGACCAGAAGGCGAAGGCGGGGAAGCCCGCGGTGGGCAGCAGCAACCCCGGCACCATGCGCAGGCTCTGGAAGTTGCCCGCGGCGATGCGCGCGCGCCGGCCGAACTCCTTGTCGTAGTCCTCCGTCGTCTCCTCGTGCGCGACGGCCTCCTCCTCGTAGACGACCTTGTAGCCCTTCTCGAGGATGCGCAGCGGAATCACGAAGTCGTCGACGATGGTCGACGGGGGCAGCTGCGTGAAGAGCATGCGCCGGATGGCGTACAGCCCGCCGTTGGCCCCCACCACCGCGCCGCGCCGCCCCTCGTACAGCTTGATGAGCGACTCGTAGCTCCAGTAGGCGCTCTCCTCGTAGTCCTGCTTCGTCGGATTGTAGAGGCGCAGCTTGCCGCAGACCGCGCCCACCTCCGGGTCCTCGAAGTGACGCACCAGCTTCTCGATGGCGTCCGGTTCGATCATCGTGTTCGCGTCCGACAGGACCACGATGTCGCCCTTCGCCACGGGGATGCAGCGGTTGAGCACCGTCGTCTTGCCCGCGCGCGGCGCCGGAGACAGACGCACCCGTGCGTCCGGACATGCGCGGACCTTCTCGTCCGTGCCATCCGAGGAACCATCCGAGCCGATCAACACCTCGAAGCGGTCCGCCGGATACGCGAGCGCGAGGCTGTTCTCCAGCTTCTGCTCGATACAGGACGCCTCGTTGTAGGCGGCCACCACCAGGCTGACCGGGGGACGCGCCACCTGCGCATGCCCCGACCGCCTGCCCTCACCCCCGCCGCGCATCCCGCGGACGTTCCGCGCCACCTGCGCCACGCCGTCCAGCGCGAACAGGCTCAGGGGGTAGAGAAAATACGTATGTGCCAGCAGCAGCGCCGCGCACCAGAAGAAGACCTCCGCCATCGACCATGCCTCCAAGACCCAGTCCTCGACTCCGGCCTGGGTCCAGCAAGAGGCATGCCTCGATCAGCGACGGGTTACCGCCCTCATGAGCCCGGGCCCGCCCGGCGCGCGTCCCCGGACGGACTGGACTTTCTCCAGGCCCGCCCGCTCGACGTACCGCCTTCGTTTCAGGGCGTGGGGGTGGGCTCTGGCGGCGGGAGGTCCTCCAGCAGCTTGCGCGCCAGTTCGTGATTGGGATTGAGGGCGACCACATCGTCCAGGAGTGAACGGGCGGTCTCCGGGTCCTTCCTGCGGATGGCCAGCCGAGCGCCCAGGACATAGGCCCTCAACAGGGTCCGGTCGTCCTGGCGGAGGGCCTCCAGCCCCTTGGCGGCGTCGAGGAGTGAGTCCGGCGGGGAGCCCGCGCTGAGCGCGTACTCGGCCCGGGCCAGGGTGCTCCAGGGCCTCGCGCCACTCTCGACGCCGCGCAGCCACTCCGCGAGCGAGAGCGCGTTCGGGGCCGCCGTCACCGCCGCGTACATGGCCCTCGCTTTCACGCGCGCGGCCAGCGCCGAGGCGGGCTGCGCCTCCGGGTCCTTCAGGAGCGGGGCCACCCGGACGTCCAGCTCCTTCCGGGCCTCCTCCGCGCGGGCACGGAGGGGGGCGCGCAGGCGAGAGATATCGCCCAGCTCCGCCTCGTTCTCGCTGACGCGACGGGCCCAGTCGGCGGGCTCTTGGGCTCGCTGGAGCGCCGTGATTTCGAGGCGCAGGCGCGCGTCGCTCTCCCGCAGCGACTCGCTCTCCGCCTCGAGGTCGGCCAGCCGCAGCGCCAACGCCACCACCAGCTCGGCCTGGGCCTCCGCGTAGTGAGGATGGGCCGTGGTCAGCGCCTCCAGGTTCTCGATGACCTGCTCGCGCGACGACGCGTCATCCCTGCGCAGCGTCGCCACCGCGCGGTCCTTCTCGGAGACGGCCGCGGGAGGGACATCCAGCGCGCGATCCCTCCACACTGGATAGGCGAGCACTCCGGCCAGGATGACTCCGAGCCCGATGAGCACTCCGTAGACGAGGTTGCGCGAGCCGCCCGCCCCGGCCTTCTTCATCGCCGCGTTGCCCTCCATCCTGCTCGCGGCGAGCAGTTCGGGAGGCAGGGACACCGCGGCTCGACGAGGCGCGGCGGGAGTCGCTGGCGAGGCGGCTTCTGGCGCCGCGCTCGGGCCGCGAAGGGGCGAAGCGAGGGGCGACTCGGGGGGCAGCTCGAGTCCGCCGCCCGCGCTCCCCGACACGCCGAACAGCGCCGTCTTGCGGTTCACGGGGTCCGCCGCGAGCGAGGAGGCGTCGGGCTGGGGGAAAGCGATGGGCTCCGGGGCCCCGCCACGCGTG from Myxococcus stipitatus encodes:
- a CDS encoding Hsp70 family protein; protein product: MADRPRIVGIDLGTTNTLVASVRNRIPKIVPTDRGNLILPSVVALSSKGDLLVGGVAKDQMVTNPRNTLWGTKRLIGRKYHSKSVEDLRGAFPYDIVEGPNGDAAVMLGGKLYSLPQVSSFVLSQLKTIAEQFLGGPIDAAVISVPAYYNDNQRQAVKEAGRLAGFDVKRIVNEPTAAALAYGFNRGLDQKVLVYDLGGGTFDVSVLHLAGNVFEVLATGGDTFLGGADFDNRIMEYVLERFREETKVDLAENPIALQRIKNAAEAAKIDLTLIPNVVIDLPFIDERKGKPLDLRIPLTREFLNSLTGDLVDRTFDICDRVLEEKGISRSEIDEIILVGGQSRMPLVQQKIQAHFGKPPRKGVHPDECVALGAALLGDSLGSIDAVTLLDAVSMPIGYALPNGRVKRIIDKNSLIPMVKSFRLPPPRDPGSPFIELDIFQGDSDLMVDNEYLGTVRVPAAAAGRKIDFRLTEECLLQVTVEEANGMRKVDLATRDTPEQLKRALQEVAARNAQSLPASSAAGASDNGGLFSSIKSIFRRG
- a CDS encoding SCP2 sterol-binding domain-containing protein — translated: MPKFPSKEWLDEAVRLTNEDPECAVAGKGWKGDFGAVVEAEPGKLAKSFVVHIVPGDCRIEKARVLADPDDLDEIEPVYLARAPYTVWKQLLKGTLDPVEAVLKRRISMKGDLQPLIERMKYKGIADRVFLKLQTQYIDEP
- a CDS encoding ATP-dependent helicase; protein product: MARQPSSLRLDEPPAAPQRIDYAALLNEEQLQAVEAADGPVLVIAGAGSGKTRTLTFRVARLLERGVPPEGILLLTFTNKAAREMTRRVVELAGGVADVRLILGGTFHHAAHVLLRQHAGALGYSDRFTVLDREDARDLMVTCLAERKLQSDKRFPRPDVVLELVSLATNLQQPLSQVLVERRPQLLPLTPEILATATRYRQRKAQLHLMDFDDLLLNLKRLLTERADVRDALTARFQHLLVDEYQDTNRLQGDVVDLLAGARRNLTVVGDDCQAIYGFRGADFSNIIDFPQRYPDCARFTLTRNYRSTPGILALANASIAHNTRQFPKALVAERPPGARPTRVSTLDAAEQAVHVARRIIDLREQGLSLDAMAVLYRAHSHSLELQLELARRGIAFRVRSGVRFFEQRHVKDVLAHLRLVNNPADELAFKRVVRAVPGVGATTAEHLWTSLRALREGLPLAEGLIRKEVQEHLSRRSRPAFERFARLMARLSAPERLRAPGALIEDVLDGGYAERLALESSPEDGAGDDLRQLAEFARRFEDLPRFLSEISLVAEFAAEEALGATPSDGVLTLSTVHQAKGLEWSAVFVLWLVDGRFPLSQAARSEEEEEEERRLFYVAATRARDTLSLVHPLSVLPREGERILLRPSRFLEELPGGEEAPYDRVVLATVAPEPPRPPVGPRGPGTPGAEEG
- a CDS encoding glycosyltransferase family 2 protein, with protein sequence MAEVFFWCAALLLAHTYFLYPLSLFALDGVAQVARNVRGMRGGGEGRRSGHAQVARPPVSLVVAAYNEASCIEQKLENSLALAYPADRFEVLIGSDGSSDGTDEKVRACPDARVRLSPAPRAGKTTVLNRCIPVAKGDIVVLSDANTMIEPDAIEKLVRHFEDPEVGAVCGKLRLYNPTKQDYEESAYWSYESLIKLYEGRRGAVVGANGGLYAIRRMLFTQLPPSTIVDDFVIPLRILEKGYKVVYEEEAVAHEETTEDYDKEFGRRARIAAGNFQSLRMVPGLLLPTAGFPAFAFWSHKLLRWCAPALMGLALVSNVFLLDSVFYRFTLLGQALFYALAYLGKVGALKRGTAKRAASVAYYFVTMNLAIVVGFWRFLRNSQRAAWDRTARAS
- a CDS encoding CHAP domain-containing protein, translating into MRLTMLVGILAVLATGCATPSGRLEPWLDSYTVRYRSASPPAFPRESLSSPPVVARAEPSAKKAPAKATAKATPRAGSKATKGAATAPVTRAVATSPSDKRGTVLTTARALVGKPRVVLGGRDYPADCTGLIEGVYAQAGVTFKGTLKPGDNGVTALYRFAQAHGRVYTDGRPAPGDLVFFHETYDQNRDGRRNDGLTHVGIVDDVDDQGTVTVIHRVSRGVVRYRMNLARPHLPRDPKTGEVLNDLLRRPGPNKDPVLTGQLFAAFGSVLPRAAPPKKPAPVPVALR
- a CDS encoding HEAT repeat domain-containing protein; the protein is MASLRRALAVLLLATGCMPSPYERAAKVDTVEAYRAFLRDYPTHPDTDSAEARVEELEFGEAKRLHTVIAYKRFLEAYPDGPHSRTARTLLEGLRFNAAKEADTEAAWRQFLQEHPDGAQKDEAKRLMAEAQTRELATTQDPQRLAEYLRERPDDPRRMEVETRLDGQAFERARAEGAAKLFAYLKDFPAGTHREEARVLLLELEVEGLLVSGLVDEAEARVKGHPLGAKLTGFPARLARARAERAALARPEPLAQAAHVGHYLRDVEDLRRALLAPDALDRWQAAEELGQHVSVRVLDPLLDALRAARNPLIRQNALESLRTVLAALPRPVAEYEVASRLDALRERASSAEMYLTVAVLLDLSGQLPQASTEYQRAFDAGVPDPVVLRRWVDIRESRKQPFSAAVAARQLAMWALTVAREETVSEEGRVPLASARQLCAAVVNARFAAEAIARARAASTEFPEDLAEFERRAEEARRLAEARLADAELLLREHNPGARTCADRAVSERLEGAVKERSKALETVGAKLPQVGRLLLELAMQRDPSPQVRQVASSRLTALAPVP